The segment TCTTCCTCCTTTTCACAAGAGATGGATTATCAATAGTTCATTGAGTGGTGGGTTGACACGAGGAGTAACTAGAGGGAACTCCCAAATATTGTGCTAAGAAGATTGACAACAATAATAAGTATTGAGCAACTTTAGATAGAGAATAGGTTAGGTGTGTATCATATTCTCAATTTGTATATAAAGTGCCTCCTTTGGATCCTTAGAAAGGTCAAATTCAAGGCAAACCCTCTTCTAGGGTCAAGTTGAAAATAACTTGTCAAGTGCAACACAAATAATATTGCCTAAGGGGGAGGTTGTCTTGCTCAAGAAATTCTAACATGGCAAAGGCAACCCAAGAAACTCATCCTAGATAGGCATACAAAGAGCTTTCTCATTAGAAATGACAAAGCTCTAGTCTAGggtgtgaaaaaagaaaaaaatgcacaAGCATACCATGGACCATGTTTGGGAGTAGCCTTTGCATGGCTAGCTttagtaaataaaaaataaaaaacccttagtGAGGTTTTACATGACATCAAGGTAGATCCCATGTGGCACCCAAGCCTTGGTCACCCATTCTTTGAGCATGTTTATAGGGGATATTTTCCCCATAAAATATCCTATCAAAGTGTAATTTGAAGCCAAGAACAATCACCAACAAAGACCATAATGGGGAAGAACCATATTTGAAGGTGTTTCAATGGGTGTACCTCAGGGAACACCTTAGAAGTTACAAATTTCCTAGGATGCTTGAGTAGTAGGAACCATTACCCCATGTTTTCAAGCCTTCAACTCCAATAGCAATTGTGGAATTACATAAGGTTGAGGGAATTTATAATGGGTGGAAAATACTCATATGGTGGTAGTCTAGAAATCTCCATAGTAAATGTAGAAAAGCAATGTCAAACCTTTCTTTAGAATAAAGCAATATGATATTAAGTAGATATGAATTAACACTAGTATAACCAAGACTAAAACCCTAGTAGATCACCCTCTTCATAAACATAAAGTTTTTAACATAAGTTTTGTAGAAGTAATTCTCTTGGAAAAATCATATCATGATGTTGTATGCATTAGATGTTGGACATTTTATGCCATTGCAAAGGCAATTGACATTGAACAAGGCTATACACATCCTTACCAATTATTAGCAAGTTTTGATAGTTTGTTTATATGAATTCTTATTAAGTCTTCTTATGAGCATACACGATCATGATTGTGCATAAGTTATAGTTGATAGGTTCTCAAGATGATAATTTTGATGCCTTGCAAGAAAGGGATCCTTGTAGAAGACACTATCAAGATTTTCTTTAAAAATCCACAATTCCATTTCAACCTACAAAACATCATTGTGTTAGACAAGGATAATATAtttcttaatctttatttattttgaatCTTTTTTTGTGATCCATGATGGACACAACACCAACAAAGCCCATATATCATTCCATCTATATATAGATAGATGGAAAAATAAAGGTTTTTATTTGCATGATTGTTTAATTTCTCTAGATGTATCACTTGAATCATTCTCATCATCTTGCCCTACATCCATCACAACTACAATTGTGTTGTTCATAGCTCCATGAGAAACAACCCATTCTAGGTCTGTATAACCATTAGTGCATATTGATGTAGCACTGCTTCTTGTGTTGGACAAGTCATCACCTCATATCCAAAAGGAAGTGGGTAAGACGAACAAATTTCAAGAGGATATGACATATTTATAACAGGGCCATGAAATCCTCTAGCAAACTAGAGATAGGTGcaatcaacaatataatcaacatttTGTCCCTTGTCAATTTTAAGTGGAGCATAAGACATGCTTACATCTTTAGAAAGAGAGGCTTACAAACTCATGACTTTGCAAAATGGGCCATATCAGATTAGGAAACAAGTGGGAGATAATTCATTTGAGCTCGATTTGTTAACCCATATAATTTTGTATCTAGTATTTGTTGGTATGTGGCAATTTCTCATGCACATCAAGTTAAATTTTGGTGATTTTGATAGCCACAATTTGACCCCAAATTTATCAATGGGGGAGTGTAGGGGGTAGCATCCCCAAAGCAAAAATTGTCCACAATTTAATATAGGAGTTGGTTGCTAGTTTCttttgaaaaccaacattgtaaatTGCCAAAAAGGGTTGTTAGATAAGTGGTTATGGAATATGAAAGGAGGAATAATGCAACATGAGTGTATTAATatagcacacatcaacacattatGTTGCAAGGTTGTTATTCATTTTCATTGGATAATATCAAAAAATTGGATGACCGTTTCTCTATGAATGTAGCCTACAttaggtgaaccacattaaatttgTGTGTTGTGAAattcttatttttatattttaatctaCATTATAATTGGTATCGTTTGATTGCTCCATTCTACTGAATCCtaataatattgaatattaaattgcTCTTATCATACTTGATTCTTAAAAAGAGACAAATGATacaaacatcacatagaatcattTAAATCACAACCTCAAACAAAATTATAAAAGTTTGCCTTTGCCCCTTCCCCAACCCAACAAAGTTGAATTATTCTCTTTCAATCTTTGTTGAAAGGTTATGTTCTATCTAAATAATGTTGAAAGGTTATGTTCTATCTAAATCGATTTTCTTTATTAAGAGTATAAACAACCTCTGAATATTTATTTTTTACATAGGGAACCTCTTTAATTATCACCCAAAGTGTTTAAAATATTGAAATGGCCAATTCTTTCGTCGGCGGTAATCGTTCCACTGGAAGGAGACACCAGTCTGTGTATTTAATTTTTTCTGTCATTCACAATTGTAGATTAAAAATCAAAGCGTTAAGCACACAATGGCATCCCTAGCCCACCTCAAATTCAATATCATAGCACTCAGTAAAGAGGGTCGATTGAAGGAGGCTCTGCAGATTTTGCTTACTACACACAATCCTTGTGTAGACTCTTCTATATATCTTCATCTATTGCAGATCTGTATTGCCAAAAATGCTCTTCCAGAGGGTAAACAAATCCACTCTCTTATCAATGGTAGCCAATTTAAACCTGCCAAGTATGCATTTTTACAGAATAAACTTATCAACATGTATGACAAGTGCGGAAGTGTGGAAGACGCTCGCAATGTATTCAACAAAATGGAACAACCAAACAAATTTTCATGGAATATGATAATTGCGTCTCACAGAAGTCATGGATTTCCTCAAGAAGCTATCAATTTGTTTTACCAAATGCAACGAACAGCTGTCCATCCAGATCAATTCACTTTCTCCACCATTCTTTCTGTGTGTGCTGACATGGCATCACTAAAACATGGTTCCCAGATCCATGGGAAGGTTATTAGATGTAGATTTCAATCCGACATTATTGTGGTTAATTCATTGATTGATATGCATTTAAAATGTGGAAGTGTAGTGAAGGCGcgcgaactgtttgacaaaatgccccaGCGAGATACAGTCTCCTGGAATGTAATTATGACAGGATATGCTCAAAATGGCCGCCTTGATGAGGCTTCAAGACTTTTCAAAGAAATGCCTCAACGAAATGTGGCTTCATGGAATGGCCTTATCACAGGATATGCAAAGGACGGCCTCCTGCACGAGGCTTTGAGGCTTTTACGAGAAATACCTCAACctaatgtggtctcatggaatgctgTTATTGTAGGGTATGCACGAAGCGGACCTGCTGAGAAAGCCTTGGAGATGATTAgggaaatgcaattggcaggtttgAATTCAGATTCAACAACCTTTATCAGCATTCTCCCTGCGTGTGCTAAActtggagctttggaacagggcatgGAAGTCCATcgaaaaataattgaaaatgggTTTTTATCGGATGCAGTTGCGACTGCcatgatagacatgtatgcaaaatgtggtaaTATACAGAAGGCGCATGCATTGTTTGACAAAATGAAACATCCAGATGTGACCTCATGGACTGCAATCATCTCTGGATATGCAATGGATGGCTCTAGCAAGGATGCTCTTAAACTGTTTGAACTAATGAGGCACTCTGGAACCAACCCTGACGATGTAAGTTTCCTTTGTGTTTTATTTGCGTGCAGCCATTCAGGTCTAGTGGACGAGGGTTGTACATACTTCAATAGCATGACCGATTCTTATTGCATTATGCCTGCATTGGATCATTATACATGCATGATTGACCTTCTTTCCCGTGCTGGATATCTTGAAGAAGCCCTTAACTTtgtcatcaaaatgccaataaaaCCGGATTTGGTTGTGTGGATGTCTTTGCTTGGCGCTTGTAGGTCACATAAGAATATAGGGTTCGGGGAATTTGTGGCAACAATCCTCATTGACTTGGAGCCTCAAACTTCTGCACCATTTGTTCTTCTGTCAAACATTTATGCTGAAGTAGGTAGGTGGGGTGACGTTCGAAAGGTAAGGAATTTGATGAAAGCTAGAGGAATTAGAAAGATTCCTGGATGTAGTTGGACTGAAGCTCAGAAATTGGTACATGTTTAATGTTTAGAAATTAGATCACCTCTCGAACAGAGGAGATCTATGCAAATACAACTGTCTCTGGAGATAAAGGTAGCAGGGTATATTCCAGGTACAATATGAAGGAGACTAAATTGCTCTTCTGCCTCTGCAATGAAACAACTATTAAAGTTTTCAGGAACCTTTGATTATGTGGCGACTGTCAAACTGCAACCAAGTATATCTCAAAGATCGTTGCAAGAGAAACTGGAGTGAAAGGTACAAATCATTCCCACTATTTCAGAAATGAAAAATCCTGTTGTGGAGATTCTGGGTGGTGCTAAGTAAGGATTCTGTAAATGCAGTTTTGCATTATAACAAGTTGCATCATGTAGATTTCTACTGGTAAGAAGGAATCAAGTTTTAATTtgctttctcaattttttttttgtttctgagTGTTCGATAGCTAGCCCATGCTTTTCATCTGATCAATTATATATCATATTTTATGTTTTACTGACGAGATAGACTGGTGAGATATTTGTTAACGTGACATTAaactatttttcagaaaaaaactgTACAACTCTGAATTGAAAACTGGAGGAGGTGGAAGAATGTGAAACACAAAAGGAGAGGAATGTCAGAAGGAAATAGAAAGCTGCTCAGCCAGCAGGAAATGTAAGAGAAGGGCTTAGAATCGAGCCAGCTTGAAGAAGATGAGGGGAGCATCTCTTCATGTTGTCAACTTCATTTCTTCGGTTTGTCAACTTCTACCTTTGTCCTTCTATATGTGGTCTTAAAGTTTGGATTAATTCATTGGATTTTAATTTATATTTGCCAACTTACATTTGTCCAGGTGCTTTTatgcattatgttgtcattgaataCCAAGGGCAttttgcatctcattgagccatctcCTTGTCAGATGGTTGTTCAACTCTGGCTACTGGAATTGCGTGGTGGAGAAAATCTCTTACACAgccttttggattttcaaagatacGTTTTCTCGTTTATCGGAGTGTTATTTGTCACCTAGCCAGAGTTATAGATAAATGGGCAAGCTTAAAATGCCCATTTCTTTTCTTATAGAGCTTATACAATTGTGACACagtaattttttttcatttaaatgagttttGTCTAGTCTTTAGGGTTttgtttaaaattaat is part of the Cryptomeria japonica chromosome 10, Sugi_1.0, whole genome shotgun sequence genome and harbors:
- the LOC131027154 gene encoding pentatricopeptide repeat-containing protein At2g13600 produces the protein MASLAHLKFNIIALSKEGRLKEALQILLTTHNPCVDSSIYLHLLQICIAKNALPEGKQIHSLINGSQFKPAKYAFLQNKLINMYDKCGSVEDARNVFNKMEQPNKFSWNMIIASHRSHGFPQEAINLFYQMQRTAVHPDQFTFSTILSVCADMASLKHGSQIHGKVIRCRFQSDIIVVNSLIDMHLKCGSVVKARELFDKMPQRDTVSWNVIMTGYAQNGRLDEASRLFKEMPQRNVASWNGLITGYAKDGLLHEALRLLREIPQPNVVSWNAVIVGYARSGPAEKALEMIREMQLAGLNSDSTTFISILPACAKLGALEQGMEVHRKIIENGFLSDAVATAMIDMYAKCGNIQKAHALFDKMKHPDVTSWTAIISGYAMDGSSKDALKLFELMRHSGTNPDDVSFLCVLFACSHSGLVDEGCTYFNSMTDSYCIMPALDHYTCMIDLLSRAGYLEEALNFVIKMPIKPDLVVWMSLLGACRSHKNIGFGEFVATILIDLEPQTSAPFVLLSNIYAEVGRWGDVRKVRNLMKARGIRKIPGCSWTEAQKLVHV